A genomic region of Melanotaenia boesemani isolate fMelBoe1 chromosome 21, fMelBoe1.pri, whole genome shotgun sequence contains the following coding sequences:
- the cdc42ep4b gene encoding cdc42 effector protein 4: protein MPILKQLVNNSNQSKRRSRADLTAEMISAPLGDFRHTMHVGRGGDAFGDTSFLSTRSGEPPKEPETKHGSPGPKPGLLSRTFRSSKRSQSVNRGDKYEYNTTGPSAGSSQFVKNAISLPYLNDESCNSSNQLPKSVSSSPMKTLTEIEGKPINGATAMASRDVEFDERNFGELTDLPPSVPKSGGMKHAESMMSFHIDLGPSMLGDILSVMEKKSWEDDDLGYEEGKGSEGHASPSYIPHIDDDDDAEERAPARPPRSTYQHKAMVDPYTPELHARNNHHNTDSCSVSSSGSDKPQYHLHDGDTDSAKYSSPRGEDDRDFTFMDEDDDEIRV from the coding sequence ATGCCTATTCTCAAGCAGCTGGTGAACAACTCTAACCAGTCAAAGCGGAGGTCTCGGGCTGACCTGACTGCAGAGATGATCAGTGCTCCATTGGGGGACTTCCGTCACACCATGCACGTCGGCCGAGGAGGCGATGCCTTTGGGGACACTTCGTTCCTAAGCACCAGATCAGGAGAACCTCCCAAAGAGCCAGAAACAAAGCATGGCTCACCAGGTCCCAAACCGGGGCTGCTATCCCGCACCTTCAGAAGCAGCAAGCGGTCTCAATCTGTAAACCGAGGGGACAAGTATGAGTACAACACAACGGGGCCTTCTGCCGGCTCTTCTCAGTTTGTGAAAAACGCCATATCCCTGCCTTACCTAAACGACGAGAGCTGTAACAGCAGCAACCAGCTGCCGAAGAGTGTTTCCTCAAGCCCGATGAAGACGCTGACAGAGATCGAAGGGAAGCCGATAAACGGTGCAACTGCAATGGCATCGCGGGATGTGGAGTTTGATGAGCGTAACTTTGGGGAACTTACGGATTTGCCTCCATCTGTGCCTAAATCAGGCGGGATGAAGCATGCAGAGTCTATGATGTCCTTCCATATTGACTTGGGGCCCTCCATGCTCGGGGATATCTTGAGTgtgatggaaaagaaaagctgGGAGGATGACGACCTGGGCTATGAGGAAGGTAAAGGCAGCGAGGGCCATGCATCCCCTTCCTATATTCCCCACATCGATGATGACGATGACGCAGAGGAGCGGGCCCCTGCAAGGCCACCTCGAAGCACATACCAGCACAAGGCCATGGTGGATCCCTACACCCCGGAGCTGCATGCAAGGAACAACCACCACAACACGGATAGCTGCTCTGTGTCCAGCTCAGGCTCGGATAAACCTCAGTACCACCTCCACGACGGCGACACGGACAGTGCAAAGTACAGCTCGCCCCGTGGAGAAGATGACAGAGATTTCACCTTCATGGATGAGGATGACGACGAGATTCGAGTGTAG